The sequence AGGAGTATCTTCCAATAATGCAACACAGTCCTACCAAGAGCTGGCATGAAAGTCAAGGAACTCTGAGCTGGCCAACAAAAGGCTGGACTCTGTCTGAACTCTACCTCTAAATGTTCTCTGGGATCACGGTTAAGCCACGtgttctctctgggcctctgcttccCCGTATGTAAAACAGAAGGAGTTAGATTAAATAATCCCCGAGTTCCTTCTAACTGAAAGCTCAGTGATTTACAGAATCCAAAGAAAGGACAAATCAATGTGGATTACAGTGGTCGAGGAAGGCTTACTCCACAGGTACCTACTGAGCACCTGTTGAGTGCTGCCTTGAGTGGTTGTATATAGCAGTGAGTGACACAGACATAGTCCCTGCCTTCATGGTGCTTGCAGTCTTATGGAGAagacagacaaggaaacaagcaGAATGAACTGTGATGTTGGGGTTTTAGCTGGGGTCTGAAGGACTGAGGAGGTCATTCAAGCTGCAGGTCATGAAAGCcaccctttctcttttctgttgccACCAGAGTGTCCTCCGATTCTTCCCCACCTGAATCCCTGTTGCTATGGAGACCACCAATGGGACTGAGGTCTGGTATGAGAGTCTGCATGCTGTTCTGAAGGCTCTAAATGCCACTCTTCACAGCAACTTGCTCTGTCGGCCAGGACCAGACAACCTGACTCAGGAGCGGCAGGCCAGCCTACCCGGCCGTGATGACAACTCCTACATGTACATTCTCTTTGTCATGTTCCTATTTGCTGCCACTGTGGGCAGCCTCATCCTGGGATACACCCGCTCCCGCAAAGTGGACAAGCGCAGTGACCCCTACCACGTGTACATCAAGAACCGGGTGTCTATGATCTGATGCTAGAAACCCAGGATGCTGAAGATCAAGACACCTGAGGGTTGATTGACTTCTGAGGCCTCCAGAACTCAGCCGTGGCTCCCGTCAGGCCTCAGTGTTCCTATGTGCAAGGTCAATGAGACACAGTGCTAAGGGGTGTCATTACTGGGCTGGGAGAGAAGGGCAGACCTAGGCCTTGTGGGGGAAAAAGGACTTTTTTCCAGCAAAAGACTTGATAGACATGATAGACAGTGGGAACCATGAACAAATATATACAAGTAGCAAAAGATAATAACTAATGACTGGTCTAATGGCTGGAGTATCATGGGCCAGGGActtgaggaaggagaaaaggaagtcGTGGCAGAGGGAAACTAGACAAGAAGGTGTGcggagggtatgtgtgtgtgtgttatcttcACTGACTGTGAGAAGCAGCAATGATTATCCCATGCGACAGAGAGGTATAGCGttacttatttttacatgttcACACTTGATGTTTCTCATGATTTCCCCCCGGGAGGGAAGCAGGGCAAGTGCCATTCCGCCCACTTGGGCTAGAGCTGTGCCATGACCAGAACTTGAACTCTGGTCTCTGTGCCCAGTGCTTTTTAAGACTCTGCCACACAGGGTGAACCCAAGCCTAAAAGGCAGACAATCCTGGGAGCCCTCCTTCAAAAAACTCCTACTTACGCAcctattacaaaaatatattaccATTTGACACTTCTGGGGCCTCTCTTAAAACCTTAAGAAGGAGTCGTGCCTGTGCAGGGCTCTGAATGCCAAGCCTCCTTAGCTCCAAGGTTCCTGTGCTTCCAACCAGGTCACAGTTGTCACGGTGCCCTTCCCAGACACAACCCCTGCCACGAGATCTTCACTACCTCAAGTGTATAGCCTCTTCTGTTTTGACTGAGTTCTGGGAGAAACTTTCTGATACCAAGTTTCAATCTGCTTCCATGAGATTATCATCACACCTGGAAGGTCACCATATGAAAAGAAGCTGAGTGTGCAAGGCAGGTACCTGGCTCTGTGGAAAGGGAACCAGTCCTGATTCTACCACTGATGTGAGCTGTGACACTGGCTGAACACTCCCCTCTCTGATCTCCTCTCTCCACAGCAGAGTGAAATAGTCAGACTTAAAGTCTCTAAGAGTGCTACCAGTTCTGACATTATAGGCTCCATGTACAGTAGGTTGAACCATATAAAATTACTGTTTGTGGGTCAAAAACAGCTGAATATCAGCATTTGATGTGGGTCAGTCTAGTCTGTGCAGTCTAGCAAGGCAGGTGGATACTTCACTAGCTTGAATCCCAGGCTGGGGCCTCCTGCTGTTTGGTTTGATTTATAGTTAAGAAAGCTCTGTGGGGTCTCCAAAAGGCCCTATCAAAACGTACATTTTTATGTATAGCaaaaactctgaaaaaatattttgatgtcAGTTATCTTTGAGGAGAAAGATTACGGGTGAtgttccctttcttctttaaatttttatgtactttttggTTTATTTGACCATAAGTATGTTACCTGTATAATACAGGAtgggagagaggggcagaaagCTACTtccactttgaaaaaataaaaataaatgtccatgTATTTGTTGAACGGAGGGTCACAGAACACCTGTGCTCCCACGAGGAGTTACGTTCACTCCCTGCAAATCTGCAAAGCCTGTGTGTGCTCAAGACTTTCCTTACCACTCCTTGAGGGAAAAAGTGGAGACCTGCTTAAGAAGATGTGACCTGTGGGAAGACAGCAGACTCAGGCGTCTGCAGCTGGATGGGACTTCAGAGGCCACCAATCCCAAATCCCAAATAAAATATGGAATGAAGTCAAGTGTAAGAATGAGTGGGCAGGTGATGGACACTTAAAGAGTTTTGAGAAACGAGATTGAGCAGATCTAGGAGTCAGAGAGAGGTAGCATTTGAACTGGGCTTTGAAAGATAGGGCAGATCTGAATGGGCAGAGTGAGTGAAGGGAACAAGACCCAGGAAGCTTGGAGACAGAAATGAGGCAACACCATCCTGAAGAGAGAAGGCAGGCCCAGCGTGGCCGCTCTGGATTCCAGTGTGCCATCCAGGGAGGAGGCGCCCCTTCACACAGCCCTCATACTCCCAGGgcttaataataaaacaatacaaCTTGTTTTCCTTGTGAGATGCAgaccccatacacacacacacacacacacacacacacacacacacgagcaggAAAGAAGACTTGCTGAGAGGAGCATGGGGTAGTCACGAGCTCTGGAGGAGTGGCAGACAGCAGGACAACTCCCGGGATCTCGGGGCCTGGAACAACTTACCTGTCTGAATTCAGAGTAGGGGCTCAGTAGATCTCACACACGTGGAGTTGGACTAAATAAAATTCTAGGCTTTTAAGGTGGTATAATTTAAACACTCTAATATTCTATGATACAGGTtctcccctcagccctcccctgcccaccccacccccattgccTGGGAGCGCTGTCCACCTCTCAGCCACAGGTTCTTTTGCCTGCACTGggtctgccctctgctggccggATACAGCATATGGCCTTGAGCCCTCAAAGCCAAACTTCTGTCTTCACTCATTCCAGATATTCATTGAATAcccactgtgtgccaagcactcaTTTAGGCACAAAATAggtaagtaaagaaaaaagataaaagaaacctCTGCCTTAATAGTTAAGAGCGTTTTCTACATATCAGGAAGCTGTGTAAGCATTTAACATtaactcacttttaaaaaaagattttatttatttatttttagagagagggaatgggagagagaaagagagggacagaaacattgacgggttgcctctcgtacatgccttgactgggaatggaacccacaaccttttgctcTATAGGATGACTCCtgaacaactgagccacacgggacAGGACAGTAATTACTATCCTCGACACGTGTGTAGTGGGGTCCGAGGTGGTGTTACAAATATTTGTGTAGCTCTGTCCTATTCAGTCATTCAGAGACCCAGGATAATAATCACCACCCTCAACATGTAGCTTCCAAGTTTACTATGGCGAAAGCATTTCTAATtagtgaggagagagaaagaacagaaaccCTGGGCCAGACACTTACCCTTAAGCAAGGCAAAAGCTGCATATAAGCCCGCTGCTCTCATCCATGGATGGGAGTGGCAAGGCCACAGCTGACTGCGAGGGGCCCTGGCAAGTGAGGTCCCATCCGGGCAGCCGTGTTCCAGCCAAGGCTCTATTACTATGGCAGAAACACATGGATTTGGGTGGACAGCTAGTAGTCTTCGCCCACCCTTCCCACCCTTCTCCCAAGGAAGTCCCTACCATCATCAAGAAATGCACAGCCATGCCAAGAAGGAAGAAGCGCTGCTACTGGCATTTGATCATGTTTTCTGGGGTTAGGGTGGGAGCCTGTGGGTATAGCTAAACCAGTCCTGGGAGTgtgacttttgcttttttttctggcACTGGTCTCTCCTCTCATTGGAATGGTAATGTCTAAGCCTTTGGTCTAGGCCTGGGGGAAATAAACCAATCAAGGCTTTCAGCCAACTTTGTATGGGAAGAAGAATCCTCTTGCAGGTGCCACTAAGAAACCGGAGAACGTGATCTGGCTTCCTGAAATCAGAGAACCCACCTGTGGCAGTGGTTAAACTGTGACAGAGAATGAGCTCCTGGGAGCAGGAGATCAGAAATTAAcgaacaggaaagaaaaaaatgaagaactaaTATTTGATGAGCAATTAatctctgccaggcactgtgctgagaatTTGCATGTTACCTTATTTCAcccttttaaaaactcttgaGGTAATTTTTTTGATCCTtgtttcatagatgaagaaacagaagctcAGGAGTGAAACAGCTTGTTTAACATTCACTTAATATGCAGAGCTGTCTAGATTTTAACACAAACTTGCCTGAATTGAAAGCCCATGTTCTCCCCGctagagctttttctttttttttcttcatctgaagacatgcttattgatcttagagcgagggaaagagagggggagagaaacatcaatgtgagagagaaacatcagttagttgccCTACCGTACCCAcagcctgaccaggaatcaaatccatgaactttcagtttgtgagacgatgctccaagcaactgagccacgctggccagggttCCGCAGTAGAGTTTTGAGTCACAT is a genomic window of Phyllostomus discolor isolate MPI-MPIP mPhyDis1 chromosome 6, mPhyDis1.pri.v3, whole genome shotgun sequence containing:
- the KCNE3 gene encoding potassium voltage-gated channel subfamily E member 3; the protein is METTNGTEVWYESLHAVLKALNATLHSNLLCRPGPDNLTQERQASLPGRDDNSYMYILFVMFLFAATVGSLILGYTRSRKVDKRSDPYHVYIKNRVSMI